The following proteins are encoded in a genomic region of Sesamum indicum cultivar Zhongzhi No. 13 linkage group LG8, S_indicum_v1.0, whole genome shotgun sequence:
- the LOC105167631 gene encoding uncharacterized protein LOC105167631 isoform X2 encodes MWNCASSYIAGSIGLKNDVLKPRKYSIDCSDDEGSSVTSRDEGLECPICWESFNLVENIPYVLWCGHTLCKHCILGLQWAVVKFPTLPLQLPLLISCPWCNVLSLRLVYRGNLKFPRKNFFLLWMLESMNGDRVKSHSAICGDHQAGCQSSMKAAGNHTGNNLYFPHSEASGSSDNAKFPLVIILLLIILYAIPASAAILALYILITFVFALPSFLILYFAYPSLDWLMREIIT; translated from the exons ATGTGGAATTGTGCATCCAGTTATATAGCTGGAAGTATTGGGTTAAAGAATGATGTTCTGAAgccaagaaaatattcaatagATTGCTCAGACGATGAAGGGTCTTCCGTCACGAGCAGAGACGAGGGCTTGGAATGCCCAATATGCTGGGAATCATTTAACCTGGTCGAAAACATACCTTATGTTTTGTGGTGTGGGCATACATTATGCAAACACTGTATCCTAGGACTTCAATGGGCTGTTGTCAAATTTCCTACTTTACCTCTTCAGCTCCCACTTCTCATATCCTGCCCATGGTGCAATGTTTTATCACTCCGTTTGGTTTATAGGGGGAACCTGAAATTTCCTCGTAAAAACTTCTTCCTTCTCTGGATGCTTGAGAGCATGAACGGCGACAGAGTGAAGTCTCATTCTGCCATCTGTGGGGATCATCAGGCAGGTTGTCAATCAAGCATGAAAGCAGCAGGAAACCATACAGGGAATAACCTATATTTTCCTCATTCTGAAGCATCAGGATCAAGTGATAATg CCAAGTTCCCACTCGTCATAATTCTACTCCTCATAATTTTGTATGCAATTCCTGCCAGTGCAGCCATCTTGGCCCTGTACATACTCATCACATTCGTCTTTGCGCTTCCGTCTTTCCTCATTCTATACTTTGCCTACCCGAGTTTGGATTGGCTCATGAGGGAGATCATCACATGA
- the LOC105167631 gene encoding uncharacterized protein LOC105167631 isoform X1: MWNCASSYIAGSIGLKNDVLKPRKYSIDCSDDEGSSVTSRDEGLECPICWESFNLVENIPYVLWCGHTLCKHCILGLQWAVVKFPTLPLQLPLLISCPWCNVLSLRLVYRGNLKFPRKNFFLLWMLESMNGDRVKSHSAICGDHQAGCQSSMKAAGNHTGNNLYFPHSEASGSSDNGNQFINSYVATIERMHLSLRKSLIFFVHLTAKFPLVIILLLIILYAIPASAAILALYILITFVFALPSFLILYFAYPSLDWLMREIIT, translated from the coding sequence ATGTGGAATTGTGCATCCAGTTATATAGCTGGAAGTATTGGGTTAAAGAATGATGTTCTGAAgccaagaaaatattcaatagATTGCTCAGACGATGAAGGGTCTTCCGTCACGAGCAGAGACGAGGGCTTGGAATGCCCAATATGCTGGGAATCATTTAACCTGGTCGAAAACATACCTTATGTTTTGTGGTGTGGGCATACATTATGCAAACACTGTATCCTAGGACTTCAATGGGCTGTTGTCAAATTTCCTACTTTACCTCTTCAGCTCCCACTTCTCATATCCTGCCCATGGTGCAATGTTTTATCACTCCGTTTGGTTTATAGGGGGAACCTGAAATTTCCTCGTAAAAACTTCTTCCTTCTCTGGATGCTTGAGAGCATGAACGGCGACAGAGTGAAGTCTCATTCTGCCATCTGTGGGGATCATCAGGCAGGTTGTCAATCAAGCATGAAAGCAGCAGGAAACCATACAGGGAATAACCTATATTTTCCTCATTCTGAAGCATCAGGATCAAGTGATAATggtaatcaatttattaacaGTTATGTTGCCACCATTGAGAGAATGCATCTCTCTCTTAGAAAGTCCCTCATTTTCTTTGTCCATTTGACAGCCAAGTTCCCACTCGTCATAATTCTACTCCTCATAATTTTGTATGCAATTCCTGCCAGTGCAGCCATCTTGGCCCTGTACATACTCATCACATTCGTCTTTGCGCTTCCGTCTTTCCTCATTCTATACTTTGCCTACCCGAGTTTGGATTGGCTCATGAGGGAGATCATCACATGA